A single Dermacentor variabilis isolate Ectoservices chromosome 9, ASM5094787v1, whole genome shotgun sequence DNA region contains:
- the LOC142557610 gene encoding uncharacterized protein LOC142557610 isoform X1, with protein MIGDMASRPSHLGGIQREIPCVDLGRLAAGIKSISLKFKACGADLDKPCSKTVEDASRCWITWYLPALNKAMRVASMHVFEHACGKFALSSVPNANSEYENPESTLLESVALVYLLLKEHRCITRLDVGDTAVLFYYFPALLCKALRQNKGLKQVRLRPDDARGIWRETHALTILSSALTKLSAGLDELDINELMPTVESVGGIADAVKKGSLRRLVICNGSSSKIARRLFRAVGYSSSLTVLEIGGTKKLPLSSAAILSDALKSNKILRKLSIERVGINAVGTLLKSLDKNTTLEELALLYSYNVPEAILWDGFEALRVNRGLKCLKLVNLNMVNSCALIIADILRKNDSLQEICLSANPITDLGARALAKALQQNSTLKRLDISECRLKWQGLSSFIKILSQNTAIEYVRLGFIDVPETWTPSSPLTASLCARLDVTWNTRGLEEWALSIRQGEHHFPRLCVGWTADAKSSGVVQWFDAVRASGTSVTELVINCPGTVAQECGEAAVSFLENTSSLKKLTVETVDHSYSYVTAIIRGLARNKSVREAKFHQSLHIDQDVKALRELMRTNRTLYRLAFKAHFLREHAVRSLGRALEDNFVLLAFDLEYSPYVTMHPILSILDRNRSLLNRAVECVLNSSPEVESIQALRLLCESQSLLDAVADVSGKGREECRSLVQESVRRLQSPL; from the coding sequence ATGATCGGCGACATGGCGTCGAGGCCCAGTCATCTCGGTGGCATCCAACGTGAAATCCCCTGCGTGGATTTAGGACGGCTCGCAGCAGGGATCAAGAGCATTTCGCTGAAGTTTAAGGCCTGTGGAGCAGACCTCGACAAGCCGTGCAGCAAGACTGTGGAGGACGCGAGTCGCTGCTGGATCACGTGGTACCTGCCCGCGCTGAACAAAGCGATGCGCGTCGCTTCAATGCACGTCTTCGAACATGCTTGTGGCAAATTCGCGCTCAGCTCGGTTCCGAACGCTAACTCGGAGTACGAGAACCCCGAGAGCACCCTGCTCGAAAGTGTTGCGTTAGTGTATTTGTTGCTGAAAGAGCACCGATGCATCACGCGTCTGGACGTGGGTGACACAGCAGTTTTGTTCTACTACTTCCCGGCGCTGCTTTGCAAAGCACTGCGGCAGAACAAAGGACTTAAACAAGTCCGACTTCGCCCTGATGACGCCAGAGGTATTTGGCGCGAAACGCACGCTTTGACTATCCTGTCTTCGGCCCTGACGAAGCTATCTGCAGGACTGGACGAGTTGGACATCAACGAGCTCATGCCAACTGTCGAGTCCGTAGGAGGAATCGCCGACGCGGTTAAGAAAGGCAGCTTGCGCCGTCTCGTTATTTGTAACGGCTCGTCGAGCAAGATCGCGAGGAGATTGTTCCGTGCAGTCGGGTATTCTTCCTCTTTGACCGTGCTCGAAATCGGGGGTACCAAGAAATTGCCGTTATCCAGCGCCGCTATCTTGTCCGATGCGCTGAAGAGCAATAAAATTCTCCGAAAGCTTTCCATAGAAAGAGTGGGAATAAACGCGGTCGGAACGCTGCTCAAATCGCTGGATAAGAACACAACTTTAGAGGAGCTGGCACTTCTCTACTCGTATAACGTACCGGAGGCCATACTGTGGGACGGGTTCGAGGCACTACGTGTGAACCGTGGACTAAAGTGCCTGAAGCTCGTCAATCTTAACATGGTCAACAGTTGCGCGCTAATTATCGCGGATATTTTGCGAAAGAACGACTCCCTTCAAGAAATATGTCTCTCCGCGAACCCCATCACCGATCTCGGCGCTCGCGCTCTAGCCAAGGCCTTGCAGCAAAACTCGACCTTAAAGCGCCTGGACATCTCTGAGTGCAGGCTGAAATGGCAGGGGTTGTCAAGCTTTATAAAAATTCTCTCGCAGAACACTGCGATCGAGTACGTTCGACTCGGTTTCATCGACGTTCCTGAGACTTGGACGCCGAGTTCGCCCCTTACCGCGAGCCTATGCGCACGCCTGGATGTAACATGGAATACGCGCGGTCTCGAAGAGTGGGCCTTGTCGATACGACAAGGGGAGCACCACTTTCCTCGACTTTGCGTCGGCTGGACGGCGGATGCCAAATCGTCTGGCGTCGTGCAGTGGTTCGACGCAGTGCGCGCCAGCGGCACTTCGGTCACAGAACTCGTCATCAACTGTCCCGGAACAGTCGCTCAGGAGTGCGGCGAAGCTGCGGTGTCCTTTCTAGAGAACACTAGTTCTTTGAAGAAGCTTACCGTGGAGACCGTCGACCACTCCTATAGCTACGTGACCGCCATCATCCGGGGCCTTGCTCGTAACAAGAGTGTCAGGGAGGCCAAATTTCACCAGTCCCTCCACATAGACCAGGACGTCAAAGCCTTGCGAGAACTGATGCGCACGAACCGTACCTTGTATCGCCTGGCGTTCAAAGCTCACTTTCTCAGAGAGCACGCCGTCCGCTCTTTGGGACGCGCTTTAGAGGACAACTTTGTTCTTCTCGCTTTCGACTTGGAGTACTCGCCTTACGTCACCATGCATCCGATCCTGAGCATCCTCGACAGGAATCGGTCGCTTCTTAATCGTGCGGTCGAGTGCGTGTTGAACTCCTCGCCGGAAGTGGAGTCGATTCAGGCCTTGCGCCTTCTCTGCGAAAGCCAATCGCTGCTCGATGCTGTTGCTGACGTTTCGGGCAAGGGACGAGAGGAATGTAGGAGCCTAGTGCAGGAATCAGTTCGTCGCCTACAGAGCCCGTTGTGA